A window of the Cheilinus undulatus linkage group 21, ASM1832078v1, whole genome shotgun sequence genome harbors these coding sequences:
- the si:dkey-282h22.5 gene encoding uncharacterized protein si:dkey-282h22.5, translated as MRMKSSLVLFCVIVTCGAQKWKQEMTRWDSKDNSNGKTCSNLTQVLDNWKFAIITQVKDLLINDHASVLPEYNRIQPLSNALGDLYKQFNTLKDELAALSAKFDSVEGFVDDLKEGRFTVPQRPVHRLPPGVGLRVPLRAQMRAPVQGIMRGPTVIRARRRGPQTP; from the exons atgaggatgaagagttcCCTGGTTCTGTTCTGCGTCATTGTAACATGTGGGGCTCAGAAAtggaaacaggaaatgacacGTTGGGACTCTAAAG ACAACAGCAACGGCAAGACTTGCTCCAACCTCACCCAGGTCCTTGACAACTGGAAATTCGCCATTATAACCCAAGTGAAAGACCTGCTGATCAACGACCACGCCTCTGTTTTACCTGAATACAACAG GATCCAGCCCCTGTCAAATGCTCTGGGAGACCTTTACAAGCAGTTCAACACTCTTAAAGACGAGCTGGCAGCGCTCTCTGCAAAGTTTGACAGCGTGGAGGGCTTCGTGGATGATCTGAAGGAAGGCAGATTCACTGTGCCGCAGCGTCCCGTGCACAGGCTTCCCCCTGGGGTTGGACTCAGAGTTCCTCTGCGAGCGCAGATGAGGGCTCCTGTACAGGGGATTATGAGGGGGCCAACAGTGATCAGAGCGAGGAGGAGAGGGCCACAAACACCGTAG